The following proteins are encoded in a genomic region of Streptococcus constellatus subsp. constellatus:
- a CDS encoding rhodanese-like domain-containing protein: MLNWILLAIIVGMLGWMGFNYVRVRRAAKVVDNAEFGDMIRQGQLIDLRDPADFRHKHILGARNIPSQQLKTSLGAIRKDKAVLLYENSRGQRVMNAAILLKKQGYQNIYILSTGLDGWKGKVKSE, from the coding sequence ATGTTAAACTGGATTTTATTGGCAATTATTGTTGGAATGTTAGGATGGATGGGCTTTAACTATGTACGTGTCCGTCGTGCGGCTAAAGTGGTAGATAATGCGGAATTTGGTGATATGATTCGTCAAGGTCAGTTGATTGATTTACGAGATCCAGCCGATTTTCGTCATAAACATATTTTAGGGGCACGAAATATTCCGTCACAGCAATTAAAAACAAGCTTAGGAGCGATTCGTAAGGACAAGGCTGTTTTACTATATGAAAATAGTCGTGGACAACGTGTGATGAATGCAGCTATTCTATTGAAAAAGCAAGGTTATCAAAATATTTACATCCTCTCTACAGGACTAGATGGATGGAAAGGAAAAGTTAAAAGTGAGTAA
- a CDS encoding 16S rRNA pseudouridine(516) synthase, with the protein MRLDVLLAQAHISRKKMKQALLKKKILVDDCPARKLSQNVDTGLQTITIEAQPIFINSHQYFMMNKPLGVVTANSDRKHQTVLDLIRPEDFNEDLYSVGRLDRDTCGLLLITDNGPLGFQLLHPQYHITKMYEVEVNGLLDNQMIKAFQKGIVFLDGTICKPALLTIHSSTPNKSTATVTISEGKFHQIKKMFLTVGVKVTSLKRTHFGAFELDPNLAAGEYRAFNQSELEIVKHYLEKSY; encoded by the coding sequence ATGCGTTTAGATGTCCTACTAGCTCAAGCTCACATTAGCCGTAAAAAAATGAAGCAAGCTCTCCTAAAAAAGAAAATCTTGGTAGATGACTGCCCTGCTCGAAAACTTAGCCAAAATGTTGATACAGGCTTGCAGACGATTACAATAGAGGCACAACCTATCTTCATCAATTCACATCAATATTTTATGATGAATAAGCCACTTGGTGTTGTGACTGCTAACTCTGATAGGAAACACCAAACCGTTCTGGATCTCATCAGACCTGAAGACTTCAATGAAGACCTATATTCTGTTGGTCGACTTGATCGAGATACCTGTGGATTGCTGTTAATCACTGACAATGGTCCACTCGGTTTTCAACTACTACATCCTCAGTATCACATCACAAAAATGTATGAGGTAGAGGTTAATGGTCTCCTAGATAACCAGATGATAAAAGCCTTTCAAAAAGGGATTGTTTTTCTTGATGGAACTATTTGTAAACCAGCTCTACTTACAATTCATTCTTCTACTCCAAACAAAAGTACTGCGACAGTCACTATTTCTGAGGGAAAATTTCATCAAATCAAAAAAATGTTTTTGACTGTCGGTGTCAAAGTTACTTCTCTTAAACGGACTCATTTTGGAGCTTTTGAGTTAGACCCAAACTTAGCCGCAGGAGAATATCGAGCATTCAACCAATCAGAACTCGAAATAGTGAAGCACTACCTAGAAAAAAGCTATTAA